Proteins from a single region of Gossypium arboreum isolate Shixiya-1 chromosome 1, ASM2569848v2, whole genome shotgun sequence:
- the LOC108481976 gene encoding E3 ubiquitin-protein ligase RMA3-like isoform X2, which yields MESNTRTNERPRKRFQLLRLQHLLRVSTRADPQRKNCPVCKASISSCSLVPLYGHGTSSHSQPKTPHSDLIIPQRPPPSTSNMTAPSSHLNQQLQENFFHSQSQAFHNQQYFPPYGGYATLASSDLSGIPMTNFFHPMIGTLGEMVYARIFGSSNTSMFAYPNQASYPLIRNNNLRMRRLEIQVDKSLSRVSMFLFCCIILCLLLF from the exons ATGGAATCCAATACCAGAACCAACGAAAGACCTAGAAAAAGATTCCAGCTGCTTCGATTGCAGCATTTGCTTCGAGTCAGCACAAGAGCCG ACCCGCAACGGAAGAACTGCCCCGTGTGCAAGGCAAGCATCTCTTCCTGTTCATTGGTTCCCCTCTACGGTCACGGCACATCTTCACATTCTCAACCCAAGACTCCACATTCAGATCTGATCATTCCCCAAAGACCACCTCCTTCTACATCGAACATGACCGCCCCTTCTTCACATCTAAATCAACAGCTTCAGGAAAACTTTTTCCATTCTCAGTCCCAAGCATTTCATAACCAACAATACTTCCCACCTTATGGAGGATATGCAACCTTGGCATCATCCGACCTTAGTGGTATACCGATGACGAATTTCTTCCATCCGATGATCGGAACTTTGGGAGAAATGGTGTATGCTAGAATATTTGGGAGCTCAAACACAAGTATGTTTGCTTACCCTAACCAAGCTTCTTACCCATTAATCAGGAATAACAATCTTAGGATGAGAAGGCTGGAAATTCAGGTTGACAAATCTCTTAGTAGAGTATCCATGTTTCTTTTCTGTTGCATCATTCTTTGTCTTCTCTTGTTTTGA
- the LOC108481976 gene encoding E3 ubiquitin-protein ligase RMA3-like isoform X1, with the protein MAMEPNFFEQESHFDSDGDISLKNKWNPIPEPTKDLEKDSSCFDCSICFESAQEPVVTLCGHLYCWPCIYKWLNVQTSSLDTDPQRKNCPVCKASISSCSLVPLYGHGTSSHSQPKTPHSDLIIPQRPPPSTSNMTAPSSHLNQQLQENFFHSQSQAFHNQQYFPPYGGYATLASSDLSGIPMTNFFHPMIGTLGEMVYARIFGSSNTSMFAYPNQASYPLIRNNNLRMRRLEIQVDKSLSRVSMFLFCCIILCLLLF; encoded by the coding sequence ATGGCTATGGAACCAAACTTCTTTGAACAAGAATCACATTTCGATTCTGATGGAGATATTTCACTGAAGAACAAATGGAATCCAATACCAGAACCAACGAAAGACCTAGAAAAAGATTCCAGCTGCTTCGATTGCAGCATTTGCTTCGAGTCAGCACAAGAGCCGGTAGTCACCCTCTGTGGTCACTTATATTGCTGGCCTTGCATTTACAAATGGCTTAATGTCCAAACTTCTTCCCTCGATACAGACCCGCAACGGAAGAACTGCCCCGTGTGCAAGGCAAGCATCTCTTCCTGTTCATTGGTTCCCCTCTACGGTCACGGCACATCTTCACATTCTCAACCCAAGACTCCACATTCAGATCTGATCATTCCCCAAAGACCACCTCCTTCTACATCGAACATGACCGCCCCTTCTTCACATCTAAATCAACAGCTTCAGGAAAACTTTTTCCATTCTCAGTCCCAAGCATTTCATAACCAACAATACTTCCCACCTTATGGAGGATATGCAACCTTGGCATCATCCGACCTTAGTGGTATACCGATGACGAATTTCTTCCATCCGATGATCGGAACTTTGGGAGAAATGGTGTATGCTAGAATATTTGGGAGCTCAAACACAAGTATGTTTGCTTACCCTAACCAAGCTTCTTACCCATTAATCAGGAATAACAATCTTAGGATGAGAAGGCTGGAAATTCAGGTTGACAAATCTCTTAGTAGAGTATCCATGTTTCTTTTCTGTTGCATCATTCTTTGTCTTCTCTTGTTTTGA